A region of Longimicrobiales bacterium DNA encodes the following proteins:
- a CDS encoding NAD-dependent epimerase/dehydratase family protein, giving the protein MKVFITGGAGFIGSHLAECLLTNGHQVMLLDDLSTGQMSNIDHLIGRPGFDYRIGSVMNAPLVSELVDRCDATVHMAAAVGVRLIVEQPVHTIETNVHGTEVVLAAAARKAKPVLVASTSEVYGKSERFPFSEDDDLVLGSTTHSRWAYACSKALDEWLALAYYREKGLPVIIARFFNTVGPRQTGRYGMVLPNFVRCAISGRPITVFGTGDQSRCFAHVTDVAESVYRLISTRAAYGQVFNIGNDEEVSINQLAERVRAAAGSSSEIVHVPYEEAYAEGFEDMARRVPDVGKLERTIGFRPRLPLDRIIEDVLQYERATAELQLA; this is encoded by the coding sequence ATGAAGGTGTTCATCACAGGTGGTGCGGGGTTCATCGGGTCGCACCTGGCGGAGTGTCTGCTGACGAACGGCCACCAGGTCATGCTCCTCGACGACCTGTCGACGGGACAGATGTCGAACATCGATCACCTCATCGGCCGGCCCGGGTTCGACTACCGGATCGGCAGCGTGATGAACGCCCCGCTCGTCAGTGAGCTCGTGGATCGCTGCGACGCGACGGTGCACATGGCGGCCGCGGTCGGCGTGCGGCTCATCGTGGAGCAGCCGGTCCACACGATCGAGACGAACGTCCACGGCACGGAGGTGGTACTGGCAGCGGCGGCGCGCAAGGCGAAGCCGGTGCTGGTGGCTTCGACTTCCGAAGTGTACGGCAAGAGCGAGCGCTTCCCGTTCTCCGAGGATGACGATCTGGTGCTCGGCTCCACCACGCACTCCCGCTGGGCGTATGCCTGCTCGAAGGCGCTCGACGAGTGGCTGGCTCTCGCCTACTACCGCGAGAAGGGCCTGCCCGTCATCATCGCGCGCTTCTTCAATACGGTCGGCCCGCGTCAGACAGGTCGCTACGGGATGGTGCTGCCGAACTTCGTGCGCTGCGCCATCAGCGGCCGGCCCATCACGGTGTTCGGCACCGGCGATCAGTCGCGCTGCTTCGCTCACGTGACGGATGTCGCGGAGTCCGTCTACCGACTGATCTCGACACGCGCCGCGTATGGGCAGGTGTTCAACATCGGCAACGACGAGGAAGTCTCGATCAACCAGCTGGCGGAACGCGTGCGCGCCGCAGCCGGCAGCTCATCGGAAATCGTGCATGTGCCATACGAGGAAGCGTATGCCGAGGGCTTCGAGGACATGGCGCGCCGGGTGCCGGACGTCGGCAAGCTGGAGCGGACGATCGGGTTCCGCCCGCGCCTGCCGCTCGACAGGATCATCGAGGACGTGCTTCAGTACGAGCGAGCCACTGCCGAGCTGCAGCTCGCGTGA